In Poecilia reticulata strain Guanapo linkage group LG1, Guppy_female_1.0+MT, whole genome shotgun sequence, one genomic interval encodes:
- the LOC103462961 gene encoding suppressor of cytokine signaling 1-like yields MVRDSLDRTSDQNQKPEPAAEPQSPRQNPEESDRPEPTAEKLNTENKDPAGSKLDFLLWCKLKLEEEPESWRLPETGEDADSLPTHIRPFTSFAEYRLVKLTYLQLQESGFYWGPMTMEEAHQRLTHAALGTFLLRDSGQPHVFFTLSYQSEDGPTSVRVQLNNLLFSLHGSQKTFPSLFALLAFYTSSPCRLTEPYRRQRPERLNQMCRRALVRTYGAESICTSPGLSPDVKAYVSAYPYCT; encoded by the exons ATGGTCAGAGACAGCCTGGACAGAACGTCTGATCAGAACCAAAAACCGGAGCCAGCAGCTGAGCCACAGAGTCCGAGACAGAACCCAGAGGAGTCCGATCGACCCGAACCGACAGCAGAAAAACTTAACACAGAAAACAAGGACCCTGCAGGATCAAAGCTAGACTTTCTGCTCTGGTGCAAGCTCAAATTGGAGGAGGAGCCTGAGTCCTGGAGGCTG CCAGAGACTGGAGAAGATGCTGACAGCTTGCCCACACACATCCGTCCATTCACCAGCTTTGCAGAGTATCGTCTGGTCAAACTCACCTACCTACAGCTACAGGAAAGCGGTTTCTACTGGGGGCCCATGACCATGGAGGAAGCACACCAAAGACTCACTCACGCAGCTCTGGGAACTTTCCTTCTCAG GGACAGTGGCCAGCCCCATGTTTTCTTCACTCTCAGCTACCAAAGCGAAGACGGCCCCACCAGCGTCCGTGTCCAGCTGAACAACCTGCTCTTCAGCCTGCATGGCAGCCAAAAAACTTTCCCTTCGCTGTTCGCTCTGCTCGCCTTCTACACCAGCTCCCCCTGTAGGCTGACTGAGCCCTACCGCAGGCAGCGGCCTGAGCGCCTAAACCAGATGTGCAGGAGAGCTCTGGTACGAACCTACGGTGCCGAAAGTATATGCACCTCACCTGGACTCAGCCCTGATGTTAAGGCTTACGTCAGTGCGTACCCGTACTGTACATAG